A genome region from Atribacterota bacterium includes the following:
- a CDS encoding DUF6391 domain-containing protein: MFFLFFLYLFLMPIFFFFIVALFFLPYGFTAYSFITLITVPKQIWKVANSKNLRKNHAIEHATINLLEQKAGHRLNVSGLSKEDGFYISGIQNPEIVEDAAIRGLNLLKQGSCQLAIHKRCGTDMAIANFVSALIFLILLFSTGMFSILNIIIALLLSNLISPYLGEYVQKYFTTSCDVANMEIVGLEFELGRQEEAGMLLRHFPGGYFIKTVSYVIDYN, encoded by the coding sequence TTGTTTTTTCTATTTTTTCTGTATTTATTTCTGATGCCGATATTTTTCTTTTTTATAGTGGCGTTATTTTTCCTACCCTATGGGTTTACAGCATATTCTTTTATAACCCTGATAACTGTTCCCAAGCAGATATGGAAGGTAGCTAACAGTAAAAATTTAAGAAAAAATCATGCCATAGAGCATGCTACTATAAATCTCTTAGAACAGAAGGCAGGACATCGCTTAAATGTTTCCGGTTTATCAAAGGAAGATGGTTTTTATATCTCGGGAATACAGAATCCGGAAATAGTGGAAGATGCGGCAATTCGAGGACTAAACCTTTTAAAACAGGGTAGTTGTCAGCTGGCAATTCATAAACGTTGCGGAACTGATATGGCAATTGCTAATTTTGTAAGTGCCCTGATATTTTTGATTTTGCTTTTCAGCACAGGTATGTTTAGTATTTTGAATATCATAATTGCTTTATTGCTTTCTAATCTTATAAGTCCTTATCTGGGAGAGTATGTACAAAAATATTTTACAACTTCCTGTGATGTAGCAAATATGGAAATAGTTGGCCTGGAGTTCGAATTAGGAAGACAAGAAGAAGCCGGAATGTTATTGAGACACTTTCCGGGAGGATACTTTATAAAAACCGTTTCATATGTAATTGATTATAATTAA
- a CDS encoding transcriptional coactivator p15/PC4 family protein — translation MKQIDKLDITDNKRLVLSVGEFRGAQRVDIRTFVKLKDKDEYIQTKKGINFNAEWVDDFVKMVEKLKDTKFE, via the coding sequence ATGAAACAGATAGACAAACTGGATATTACAGATAATAAGAGGTTAGTGCTGTCCGTAGGTGAATTCAGAGGCGCTCAAAGAGTTGATATCAGGACATTTGTAAAGCTCAAAGATAAAGATGAATATATCCAGACTAAAAAAGGAATCAACTTTAATGCTGAATGGGTAGATGATTTTGTTAAGATGGTAGAAAAATTAAAAGATACTAAGTTTGAGTAA
- a CDS encoding polysaccharide deacetylase family protein — protein sequence MSNINPITRKRITILLTFILIIAAFFLVITGSGICSVTYSLNETTVPILTYHKFCIGDSPDDYTINIDLFEEHIAYLNDNGYKIISISQLLECIRNNFFPEKPVVITIDDGFKSVYELAFPILKKYQIPANLFLYTDFIGNGHHQISWQEIREMIDTGIEIGSHTLSHSNLLNMKKDESHIEYLERIEKEITLSRAILERNTGVTVESFAYPYGVYSREIKMIAEKAGYEALLNVNSMNNSIPIDPFSLNRQIIPAGFSKQRLVKLLQQKTLEVYDVFPADGAVTDNQEIKIGALLNNPNIEPDSLFFRLSGSGLLNYDYCNELHEVSFTPVAPKLLQKRTWIANITAYDKITNDERKKSWLFTIR from the coding sequence ATGAGTAATATAAACCCAATTACAAGAAAAAGAATAACTATTCTTTTAACGTTTATTTTAATAATTGCCGCATTTTTTTTGGTTATAACTGGTTCGGGAATTTGTTCAGTTACATATAGCCTGAATGAAACAACAGTGCCAATTTTAACATATCATAAATTCTGTATTGGTGATAGCCCGGATGACTATACTATCAATATAGACTTATTTGAAGAACATATTGCCTATCTAAATGACAATGGTTATAAGATTATTTCTATAAGCCAACTTTTAGAATGTATAAGGAATAACTTCTTTCCGGAAAAGCCTGTTGTTATTACTATCGATGATGGATTTAAATCTGTCTACGAACTTGCCTTCCCCATATTAAAGAAATATCAGATCCCGGCAAATCTTTTTCTCTACACTGATTTTATCGGCAACGGTCACCATCAAATATCCTGGCAGGAAATCAGGGAAATGATAGATACTGGAATAGAAATTGGCTCTCATACTCTCAGTCATAGTAATTTACTTAATATGAAAAAAGATGAGTCTCACATAGAATATCTGGAAAGGATAGAAAAAGAAATTACTTTGTCCAGAGCAATCCTGGAAAGAAATACCGGTGTCACTGTTGAATCCTTTGCATATCCTTATGGCGTCTATAGCAGGGAAATTAAAATGATAGCCGAAAAAGCTGGTTATGAAGCCCTTCTCAATGTAAATAGCATGAATAATTCTATCCCTATTGATCCATTTTCACTAAACCGGCAGATTATTCCAGCCGGTTTTTCAAAACAACGATTAGTAAAATTGCTTCAGCAAAAAACATTAGAGGTATATGATGTGTTTCCTGCTGACGGTGCCGTTACCGATAATCAGGAAATAAAGATAGGGGCATTACTGAATAATCCTAATATTGAACCTGACTCTTTGTTTTTTAGACTGAGTGGATCTGGTTTGTTAAATTATGACTATTGCAATGAATTACACGAAGTATCTTTTACTCCGGTAGCTCCCAAGTTGCTCCAGAAGCGGACATGGATAGCAAATATCACTGCTTATGATAAAATAACTAATGATGAAAGAAAGAAATCATGGCTTTTTACAATAAGATAG
- a CDS encoding HAD family hydrolase has protein sequence MSHKKSVKAIFFDFGGTLMDAESDKIAHQNMMKDIKTHYSISVSEEDLLEIYQSQLFNNDMTIKEFAQSSSMQFKRLISFSFNAFRGILKEFNIEAKKTDMDWFNIIFLDNHIKYAQLVEGVWDVINQVKDKGCHCGIISDIDNDYQQKQFQSLKLNGVFDSITTSEEVKVYKPGPCIFETALNKASCKGNESIMIGDSYSKDIAGGKNLDMTTIWIDNYQNNLQKPALADYTIKQLKDIIPIFNKILQVS, from the coding sequence ATGAGCCATAAAAAGAGTGTTAAGGCTATATTTTTTGATTTTGGGGGTACTCTTATGGATGCCGAAAGTGATAAGATTGCCCATCAGAATATGATGAAAGATATTAAAACACATTATAGCATATCTGTCTCAGAAGAAGATTTGTTAGAAATCTATCAATCTCAATTATTTAATAATGACATGACCATAAAAGAATTTGCTCAAAGTAGTTCTATGCAATTTAAAAGACTGATTTCTTTTTCATTCAATGCCTTCCGGGGAATATTAAAAGAGTTTAATATAGAAGCAAAAAAAACTGATATGGATTGGTTTAATATAATTTTTCTGGATAACCATATAAAATATGCCCAACTGGTCGAAGGGGTATGGGATGTAATAAATCAGGTTAAGGACAAAGGGTGTCATTGCGGAATTATCAGTGATATCGACAATGATTACCAGCAAAAACAGTTTCAGTCTTTGAAACTTAATGGTGTTTTTGATTCCATAACCACTTCCGAAGAAGTTAAAGTTTATAAACCCGGTCCTTGCATTTTTGAAACTGCTTTAAATAAAGCAAGTTGTAAAGGAAATGAATCTATAATGATTGGAGATTCGTACAGTAAGGACATTGCAGGGGGAAAGAATTTGGATATGACTACTATCTGGATAGATAATTACCAGAACAATCTGCAAAAGCCGGCTCTTGCAGATTACACGATTAAACAACTTAAAGATATAATTCCAATATTTAACAAAATTCTGCAGGTATCTTAA
- a CDS encoding adenosine-specific kinase — translation MEIKTIKLEYPEEANIILGQSHFIKTAEDLYEIMVSTVPGMKFGIAFNEASGPCLVRAEGNDNKLKSIAVSNIKEVGAGHAFIIILENAFPINVLNAVKQCPEVCRIFCASANPVEVIVAETEQGRGIIGVIDGLMPKGIEKEEDIEKRRKFLRTINYKL, via the coding sequence ATGGAAATAAAAACAATTAAGTTAGAATATCCAGAGGAGGCAAATATTATTCTCGGCCAAAGCCATTTTATTAAAACTGCTGAGGATCTCTATGAAATAATGGTATCAACTGTACCGGGAATGAAATTTGGAATAGCTTTTAATGAAGCATCAGGTCCATGCCTGGTAAGGGCAGAAGGGAATGATAATAAGTTAAAATCAATAGCTGTTTCCAATATAAAAGAGGTCGGAGCCGGGCATGCTTTTATTATAATTTTAGAGAATGCCTTCCCGATCAATGTATTAAATGCAGTGAAGCAATGTCCGGAAGTCTGTCGAATATTTTGCGCTTCTGCCAATCCGGTAGAAGTAATTGTAGCAGAAACAGAGCAAGGTCGAGGTATTATAGGAGTAATTGACGGTTTAATGCCGAAGGGAATTGAGAAGGAAGAGGATATTGAAAAAAGAAGAAAGTTTTTAAGAACTATCAATTATAAACTTTAA
- a CDS encoding ATP-binding cassette domain-containing protein, giving the protein MIQVNNLKKVFNDKKRGRITAVNNISFHAREGEVFGLLGPNGAGKTTTLRILATMMAPTSGEVIVNEYNVVKAAHKVRQNIGFLSSETGLYDRFTPRETVRFFGKINGMNDRDIDDRINEIFNILGMNAFGDVRVDKLSTGMKQKLSIARAIIHNPPVLIFDEPTVGLDVITARVVIEYIKEFRKQGKCIIFSTHHMHEAEKLCDTIAIIHLGKLLSAGSLEKLKRDVRLDDLEEIFFKLIETENNNK; this is encoded by the coding sequence TTGATTCAGGTTAATAATCTGAAAAAAGTATTTAATGACAAAAAAAGAGGCAGGATAACTGCGGTTAATAATATTAGTTTTCATGCCAGGGAGGGAGAGGTATTTGGTTTATTAGGGCCTAACGGTGCAGGAAAGACTACCACTTTGCGAATTTTGGCAACTATGATGGCTCCAACTTCAGGTGAAGTAATTGTAAATGAATACAATGTGGTAAAAGCTGCTCACAAAGTTAGACAGAATATCGGCTTCCTTTCCAGTGAAACGGGGTTATACGACAGGTTTACTCCTCGAGAGACAGTTCGCTTCTTCGGTAAGATTAACGGAATGAATGACCGGGATATCGATGACAGAATTAATGAGATATTCAATATTTTAGGAATGAATGCCTTCGGGGATGTCCGGGTTGATAAATTGTCTACCGGTATGAAGCAAAAGCTTTCCATTGCCAGGGCAATTATTCATAACCCACCTGTATTAATTTTTGATGAGCCAACCGTTGGCCTGGATGTTATTACTGCCAGGGTGGTAATTGAGTATATAAAAGAATTCAGAAAACAGGGGAAGTGTATTATTTTTTCAACCCACCACATGCATGAAGCAGAAAAATTATGTGATACAATTGCTATTATTCACCTGGGCAAACTTCTTTCAGCAGGGTCATTAGAAAAACTTAAAAGGGATGTCCGGCTTGATGATTTGGAAGAAATATTTTTTAAATTGATTGAAACGGAAAATAACAATAAATGA